A segment of the Candidatus Jettenia caeni genome:
TCAATTTCGACGTGGCAGTGATAACCGGATAACGCTCCTCAGGATTTATGAAATTGTCCACTTCGCGTTTACCTTGTTCATCATCACCGGTAATGCGCATGACATATTTATAGTTTTCCCGAACCACATCGGCATTTTCGTTGGCGATAGCCTGCCTTATTCGTTCGGCATGCTCTATATCCACACAGAAAACTATCGTTTTATCGAATCGGTTTGTTTTCCGTAAATATTCCGACACCCTTTTGGCTACCAGTTTTGTCCGTTCATCAATCACCAAATTTCTATCAAAGTCTTTGATGTTATAAACATGATCCTCAACCTCATTGCCATCCCTGTCTTTTTTACCCGCTTCAGGCCGCCAGCCTTCAAGATCGGTATTAAGCCCAACCCGAATGACTTTGTATGGGGCCAGAAATCCGTCTTCAATGCCTTGTCTGAGCGTATAGGTATAAATCGGATCACCGAAGTATGTGATGTTTGATACTTCCTTTGTCTCCCTCGGTGTTGCAGTAAAGCCAATATGCGTGGCGGAACGAAAATAATCAAGTATCGCCCTCCATGCGCTATCAGCGGCCGCACTCCCACGATGGCACTCATCAACGATCACCAGATCAAAAAAATCACGGCTAAACTCTTTGTAAGCATCCTTGTCTTCATTGTAGTTTGTTAATCCCTGATAAAGGGCAAGATAAATCTCGAACGCCTTATCAATCTTTTTCTTTTTTATGACAGTCATCTTTTTTTTAAAGTGCTTAAAATCATTGCGCCTGGTTTGATCAATAAGCACATTGCGGTCGGCCAGGAATAGGATTCGTTTTTTGTGTCCGTTTTTCCAAAGACGGTAAATAATCTGGAAAGCGGTATATGTCTTTCCCGTTCCGGTAGCCATTACAAGAAGAATTCTGTTCTGCCCGCGTGCGATAACTTCCACGGTTCGGTTAATGGCTATTTGCTGATAATAACGAGGCAACCGTCCTGATCCGTCAAAGAAGTAATCAAAAGAAGCAATCTCTTCCTGCCGGGGCGTTTCAATCTTCTTATACCTTTTATACATCTTCCAAAGCTCGGCAGAAGAAGGGAAAGCGTCTAAAGACAATTCTTTCTCGATTTGCTCAGAGAAACCGGAGCGATCATGTTGAACAAAACCATCGCCATTTGAGCTGAACGCAACCGGAACATCAAGTGTCTCTGCATAGCCTAACGCCTGCTGTAATCCGGCTCCTACGGAATGATTGTTGTCCTTTGCTTCAATAACGGCAATAGGAATATTCGGCTTGAGGTAGAGAATAAAATCGGCACGTTTTCTTTTCCCCCGGGCAGTCTTGTTACCTTTGACAAAGATTCGTCCGTCAGTAAAAAAGACCTCTTCCCGGACTTGCTTCTCAACATCCCATCCGGCTTTAACCAGTGCCGGCAGAATGAACTGCGTGCATATATCTCTTTCAGACAAATCTTTTTTATTACTCATTTGTTTCTGATCTGTAAAATGATGCCATACTTTACAAATATGATTTACTCCTGTCAAGAAACAAAAATATGGCATTTTCCTTTATTTTAAATGTTTCTTTTTTCCATTATTTCTGATATTTTGTGTGGTAGGGCGTATAGAGTAATACGCCCCTACAAATAATACCATGATAATCCATCATTATTTTGAGTAACAACATTATGAAATCGCTATAAACTTATGAAAGTACTTGGAATAGAAACATCGGGAAGTATCGGAGGTGTTGCTGTTTGTGAGAATAAGCATGTTATTGCTGCCAGGGATTTAGAGGCTGGTATGCAGCATGGTAGAGAATTAGTACCAACCATTAAGGATATCTTTCAACAGATTGGTTGGAAATTTAGTGATATCGATCTTATTGCTGTCGACGTAGGACCGGGATCGTATACGGGATTGCGCATAGGAGTAACATGTGCAAAGACTATGGCTTACGCATTACAAAAACCGGTTATTGATGTACCCATATTCGATAGTATCATTGAAAACTATATCATGGATTCCATACCTGTATGCCCTATTCTCGATGCGAGACGGAATCATGTCTATGCCTGTATCTATCAACCAGTCCCTATTCGTCTTGATCATGGGGTGAAAGTTGTTCAGAAGAAAAGGGTATCCGAATTTCTGGTAATGCAGCCTGAGGAACTTTTATCTATCCTCCCGCGGCCTGTGGTTGTTTTTGGGGATGGCGTTTCGGCATATAAAGATATATTTCAACAGAAGGATATTTTTATAGATGAAGAAGAGAAAGCAATACCAAAGGCAAAGTATGTGGCTTTTTTGGGTGAGATGGCATACGAATCGGGAAGGCGATGTGAAGCAGATCAATTACTGCCAATGTACCTGCGACGAGCAGAAGCTGCTGAGAAATTGGAAAATAAGAAATTTTAACTTCCAGATTACTAACGGTATCAAAACCGCAGGTCATTCACACTGAGTATTGCCGTTAACATAGAGATGACAATTACACCAACAATAGTACCCATAAGTAATATAAGCACAGGCTCTACTGCCGTTACAAGTCTCTTCATACGCTGCTCTACGTCAGCGTCAAAATTATCAGCAACTTTCAGAAGCATCTTGTCTAAATTTCCCGTCTCTTCACCAACTTTCAATAAATGCACGGCAATCTCTGGCAGAAAACCCCTTTTGGCAAGTGATACGGTAAGACCAGACCCCTCTTTTACATTACCTTTTACACTTCCAAGAATATCGGCAAGATAGT
Coding sequences within it:
- a CDS encoding deoxyribonuclease, with the translated sequence MPYFCFLTGVNHICKVWHHFTDQKQMSNKKDLSERDICTQFILPALVKAGWDVEKQVREEVFFTDGRIFVKGNKTARGKRKRADFILYLKPNIPIAVIEAKDNNHSVGAGLQQALGYAETLDVPVAFSSNGDGFVQHDRSGFSEQIEKELSLDAFPSSAELWKMYKRYKKIETPRQEEIASFDYFFDGSGRLPRYYQQIAINRTVEVIARGQNRILLVMATGTGKTYTAFQIIYRLWKNGHKKRILFLADRNVLIDQTRRNDFKHFKKKMTVIKKKKIDKAFEIYLALYQGLTNYNEDKDAYKEFSRDFFDLVIVDECHRGSAAADSAWRAILDYFRSATHIGFTATPRETKEVSNITYFGDPIYTYTLRQGIEDGFLAPYKVIRVGLNTDLEGWRPEAGKKDRDGNEVEDHVYNIKDFDRNLVIDERTKLVAKRVSEYLRKTNRFDKTIVFCVDIEHAERIRQAIANENADVVRENYKYVMRITGDDEQGKREVDNFINPEERYPVITATSKLMTTGVDAQTCKLIVLDSNIKSMTEFKQIIGRGTRINEEYGKTFFAIMDFRNVTDLFADPAFDGDPVMIKEVTGEQELTDQDIYPEEDQEVIDPETGQPVDFEEETSVEYPTQPEIIQGGTIVSEPRQKVYVAGVDVSVLNERVQHLDADGKLITESLKDYTKKGILQEFQSLDNFLARWNGAHKKKAVIEELESQGIIPENLMAEVKKDLDVFDLICHIALDMPALTRRERAENIKKRNYFSKYGEKARKVIDALLDKYADEGIENIEDLTILRIEPFNQIGTPTEIVQMFCGRDQYLHVIEELEHELYTAA
- a CDS encoding peptidase produces the protein MKVLGIETSGSIGGVAVCENKHVIAARDLEAGMQHGRELVPTIKDIFQQIGWKFSDIDLIAVDVGPGSYTGLRIGVTCAKTMAYALQKPVIDVPIFDSIIENYIMDSIPVCPILDARRNHVYACIYQPVPIRLDHGVKVVQKKRVSEFLVMQPEELLSILPRPVVVFGDGVSAYKDIFQQKDIFIDEEEKAIPKAKYVAFLGEMAYESGRRCEADQLLPMYLRRAEAAEKLENKKF